In one window of Henckelia pumila isolate YLH828 chromosome 1, ASM3356847v2, whole genome shotgun sequence DNA:
- the LOC140874102 gene encoding uncharacterized protein isoform X1, whose amino-acid sequence MNVKRNRKCKKPRTPPNLFLEEVIGLTAKNGNGLASSVSSSKFAYIAGCVVVLYDLNCGAQSHLMVSNRKPKPLSCVALSHDASVAAAGESGHQPAVLIWDLTTLSRSHELKGHQYGVACMVFSSDGKHLISAGYPRDGCICLWDWRRNTLVTKVKEPSLSSPVTSIAFSSDAKFFLTAGEKDLRFWKIGWSARSHASIRSVALNMHKKLDFGHCKDGSFVAVASPRSTGHSSGNHIHAGKLPFYVLTNKGTLCCIYPGSSIIKSVELQVEKCFALSTSYSFIACGCNNGVVKLFSNDSLTYAGDLWYNEARRCRGSNVADCKSDINEVEPQNRPTLPDAIACHFSTSEKLVVIYDDHSLYIWDIHDVHKATRCCVLVSHSGCIWGIKNVPCENMHVPSLSCAVKGCSGGLSFATCSTDGTIRLWDLALQHALSENSLSIDTEDVSTETVCLVSAGIFEREAVAFGARSPGFRSMAVSSDGKHIAAGDSEGNLHVFNLYTNDYTFIQDAHDTEIISLSFNMESWKNIVPTEDSESHVLLASGALDGTVHLFDVHRNFNLIGSIDCHSSAVTAIKVACNGHQILSCGADRSLVLHNVAMSSMDCDISFRNRIATSSTIYDMDVDSQMKVALTVGQDKKIRAFNIQTGGLVKSFKQDEDFGDPVKVATDGSSSYLACSYSYGCICIYDYITGEMVARATGHGDLITGIIFSSDCKRLVSVAADGCIFVWRLPAILTSRMLQRTNELFSQYSPENIHQPVAMNPIKSYRVDDRKLKSYSKEISANKNENQNCEELFLEESNSPASAAFRFSISRLPKWARPKVITKNSISVDIDSISSKIGPQNLASLVEGSLLPDSACLESASLSKKGGKKFPGTLSTSSSETDSSQGSPSPQETLKNGMDARWLTIHTVCMGLLDSPESSDAKGVIVPRTSTDITSRVQVLDTTHVSKRMKLSLTKDVPFEENKDLVTGCTENFWTSESYFCHNDGIPDMSKSLQVTKADTYATSEADSQENDFFEVNFGSLSAQMKTDKRKSSAKRSSYVSQFLVRRDLLEGRTISSDKQARDSAFGYLPDAKEPTSNFMALNPSTSLLNGFHVSESGTKANILDSGNRSPITLRLISDIARTDSVEIPVSIAGSEIPLKTNVIDIKDEEKCDAGELQLDFSLCEKALQDLESASENALHSVSKLVNFNIGKDKSADMKFLSCTDRAAVMIPSIARKVEAIAKLLQPASNLSN is encoded by the exons ATGAACGTGAAGCGAAATCGAAAGTGCAAGAAGCCGCGCACGCCTCCCAAT CTGTTTCTGGAGGAAGTAATTGGATTGACTGCCAAAAATGGCAACGGTTTGGCATCGAGCGTTTCGAGTTCAAAGTTCGCCTACATTGCTGGTTGTGTGGTGGTCCTGTATGACCTCAATTGTGGAGCTCAATCGCACCTCATGGTGTCTAATCGAAAGCCGAAACCATTGAGCTGTGTTGCTTTATCCCATGATGCAAGTGTTGCTGCAGCCGGAGAG TCAGGTCATCAACCTGCAGTGCTAATATGGGATCTCACGACCTTATCTCGTTCACATGAACTAAAAGGCCATCAGTATGGTGTGGCATGTATGGTTTTTTCATCTGATG GTAAACACCTAATCTCTGCTGGATATCCTCGTGATGGGTGTATCTGTCTCTGGGATTGGCGGAGGAACACTTTAGTCACAAAAGTTAAAGAACCTTCACTTTCTTCTCCTGTTACATCCATTGCCTTTTCATCAGATGCAAAATTCTTCCTAACTGCTGGAGAGAAAGACTTGAGGTTCTGGAAAATTGGCTGGTCTGCACGATCTCATGCAAGTATTAGATCCGTGGCATTGAACATGCATAAGAAACTTGATTTTGGTCATTGCAAGGATGGGTCATTTGTTGCTGTTGCATCTCCCCGCAGTACCGGTCATAGCTCTGGAAATCATATTCATGCTGGTAAACTACCTTTCTATGTGTTGACAAATAAAG GAACTTTATGCTGCATATATCCTGGTTCATCAATCATCAAATCTGTGGAATTACAG GTTGAGAAATGTTTTGCACTGTCAACATCCTACAGTTTCATTGCCTGTGGATGCAACAATGGAGTCGTGAAACTATTTAGCAATGATTCTCTTACATATGCTGGCGACCTTTGGTATAATGAAGCCAGGAGATGCAGAGGGTCAAATGTTGCGGACTGCAAATCAGATATTAATGAAGTCGAGCCCCAGAATCGGCCAACACTTCCAGATGCCATTGCTTGTCATTTTTCAACCTCCGAGAAGCTTG TGGTAATTTATGATGACCATAGCCTCTACATATGGGATATCCACGACGTacacaag GCTACTAGGTGTTGTGTGCTAGTCTCACATAGCGGATGCATATGGGGCATTAAAAATGTTCCATGTGAAAATATGCATGTTCCTTCTCTATCATGTGCTGTTAAAGGATGCTCTGGAGGATTATCTTTTGCTACATGCTCGACTGATGGTACTATTAGGCTGTGGGATCTTGCACTGCAACATGCCTTGTCAGAAAACAGTCTGTCTATTGACACAGAAGATGTCTCCACGGAAACCGTGTGCTTGG TGAGTGCTGGAATTTTTGAGCGTGAAGCTGTGGCATTTGGTGCCCGCTCTCCAGGGTTTCGATCGATGGCAGTTAGTTCAGATGGAAAGCACATTGCAGCTGGTGATTCCGAAGGAAATTTACACGTCTTTAATTTGTACACTAACGATTATACATTCATTCAG GATGCTCATGACACGGAAATCATTTCTTTGAGCTTTAATATGGAAAGCTGGAAAAACATTGTTCCAACCGAAGATTCAGAAAGTCATGTACTCCTTGCCTCTGGGGCACTAGATGGAACAGTCCATCTATTTGATGTTCACAG GAACTTTAATCTCATTGGGAGTATTGACTGCCATTCATCTGCCGTAACTGCGATAAAGGTCGCATGCAATGGTCACCAGATTCTGAGTTGTGGTGCTGATAG GTCTCTCGTTCTCCATAATGTAGCCATGAGTAGTATGGATTGTGATATTTCTTTCCGCAACAGGATTGCAACTAGTTCAACTATTTATGATATGGATGTGGATTCTCAGATGAAAGTTGCTCTTACTGTGGGGCAG GATAAGAAGATAAGAGCTTTTAATATCCAAACTGGAGGGCTTGTTAAGTCCTTTAAACAAGATGAAGACTTTGGGGACCCAGTAAAG GTAGCTACTGATGGAAGCTCCAGTTATTTGGCTTGCTCTTATTCTTATGGATGTATCTGCATATATGACTATATAACTGGGGAGATGGTAGCACGGGCAACAGGACATGGTGATCTCATAACGGGCATTATCTTTTCATCTGATTGCAAGCGTCTGGTTTCC GTTGCTGCTGATGGTTGTATATTTGTTTGGAGACTCCCAGCAATTCTAACTTCAAGGATGCTGCAAAGAACCAATGAGTTATTTTCTCAGTATTCACCAGAAAACATCCATCAGCCAGTAGCCATGAATCCGATCAAATCATATCGAGTGGATGATCGCAAGTTGAAAAGCTACAGCAAAGAAATCTCTGCAAACAAAAATGAGAACCAAAATTGTGAGGAACTGTTCTTAGAAGAAAGTAATAGCCCTGCAAGTGCAGCTTTTAGATTCAGCATATCTCGGCTTCCGAAATGGGCACGACCTAAAGTTATAACAAAAAACTCTATATCCGTAGACATAGATTCCATTTCGTCCAAG ATTGGACCACAAAATCTTGCTTCCTTGGTTGAGGGCAGTTTATTACCAGATTCTGCATGTCTTGAATCAGCAAGTCTATCCAAAAAAGGTGGCAAGAAATTTCCAGGGACCTTGTCCACAAGTTCATCAGAGACAGATAGCAGCCAAGGATCTCCAAGTCCTCAAGAAACTTTAAA AAATGGAATGGATGCTCGCTGGTTAACCATTCATACAGTGTGTATGGGGCTATTAGATTCACCTGAAAGTAGTGATGCAAAGGGTGTGATTGTGCCTAGGACTTCAACAGACATCACAT CCCGAGTTCAAGTTCTGGATACAACTCATGTTAGCAAGCGCATGAAGCTCTCACTTACAAAGGATGTCCCTTTTGAGGAGAATAAAGATTTGGTTACTGGTTGTACTGAAAATTTTTGGACTAGCGAGTCATACTTTTGCCACAATGATGGCATCCCCGACATGTCAAAAAGTCTTCAAGTGACAAAAGCTGATACATATGCAACATCCGAGGCAGATTCTCAAGAAAATGACTTCTTTGAAGTGAATTTTGGGAGCTTGTCTGCACAAATGAAG ACAGATAAAAGGAAGTCTTCAGCTAAAAGAAGTAGCTATGTTTCACAATTTCTTGTGCGAAGGGATCTTCTTGAGGGCAGAACGATATCTTCTGACAAGCAGGCCCGAGATTCAGCTTTTGGATATCTGCCAGATGCCAAAGAGCCTACTTCAAATTTTATGGCGTTGAACCCTTCAACGTCATTGCTTAATGGATTTCACGTGTCAGAATCTGGGACAAAGGCGAATATATTG GATTCAGGAAATCGATCACCCATCACATTGAGGCTAATAAGTGATATCGCTCGGACTGATTCTGTTGAAATCCCTGTTAGCATTGCAGGTTCTGAAATCCCATTGAAAACAAATGTCATAGATATCAAAGATGAGGAAAAATGTGATGCTGGTGAACTCCAACTCGACTTTAGTTTATGTGAAAAGGCATTGCAAGATTTGGAATCTGCATCTGAGAATGCACTTCATTCAGTTTCCAAATTAGTAAACTTCAATATTGGGAAAGATAAATCAGCGGACATGAAGTTTCTGTCATGTACTGATCGAGCGGCTGTTATGATTCCATCCATAGCAAGAAAAGTTGAGGCAATAGCCAAGCTACTTCAGCCTGCCAGCAACTTATCCAATTGA
- the LOC140874102 gene encoding uncharacterized protein isoform X2, with the protein MVFSSDGKHLISAGYPRDGCICLWDWRRNTLVTKVKEPSLSSPVTSIAFSSDAKFFLTAGEKDLRFWKIGWSARSHASIRSVALNMHKKLDFGHCKDGSFVAVASPRSTGHSSGNHIHAGKLPFYVLTNKGTLCCIYPGSSIIKSVELQVEKCFALSTSYSFIACGCNNGVVKLFSNDSLTYAGDLWYNEARRCRGSNVADCKSDINEVEPQNRPTLPDAIACHFSTSEKLVVIYDDHSLYIWDIHDVHKATRCCVLVSHSGCIWGIKNVPCENMHVPSLSCAVKGCSGGLSFATCSTDGTIRLWDLALQHALSENSLSIDTEDVSTETVCLVSAGIFEREAVAFGARSPGFRSMAVSSDGKHIAAGDSEGNLHVFNLYTNDYTFIQDAHDTEIISLSFNMESWKNIVPTEDSESHVLLASGALDGTVHLFDVHRNFNLIGSIDCHSSAVTAIKVACNGHQILSCGADRSLVLHNVAMSSMDCDISFRNRIATSSTIYDMDVDSQMKVALTVGQDKKIRAFNIQTGGLVKSFKQDEDFGDPVKVATDGSSSYLACSYSYGCICIYDYITGEMVARATGHGDLITGIIFSSDCKRLVSVAADGCIFVWRLPAILTSRMLQRTNELFSQYSPENIHQPVAMNPIKSYRVDDRKLKSYSKEISANKNENQNCEELFLEESNSPASAAFRFSISRLPKWARPKVITKNSISVDIDSISSKIGPQNLASLVEGSLLPDSACLESASLSKKGGKKFPGTLSTSSSETDSSQGSPSPQETLKNGMDARWLTIHTVCMGLLDSPESSDAKGVIVPRTSTDITSRVQVLDTTHVSKRMKLSLTKDVPFEENKDLVTGCTENFWTSESYFCHNDGIPDMSKSLQVTKADTYATSEADSQENDFFEVNFGSLSAQMKTDKRKSSAKRSSYVSQFLVRRDLLEGRTISSDKQARDSAFGYLPDAKEPTSNFMALNPSTSLLNGFHVSESGTKANILDSGNRSPITLRLISDIARTDSVEIPVSIAGSEIPLKTNVIDIKDEEKCDAGELQLDFSLCEKALQDLESASENALHSVSKLVNFNIGKDKSADMKFLSCTDRAAVMIPSIARKVEAIAKLLQPASNLSN; encoded by the exons ATGGTTTTTTCATCTGATG GTAAACACCTAATCTCTGCTGGATATCCTCGTGATGGGTGTATCTGTCTCTGGGATTGGCGGAGGAACACTTTAGTCACAAAAGTTAAAGAACCTTCACTTTCTTCTCCTGTTACATCCATTGCCTTTTCATCAGATGCAAAATTCTTCCTAACTGCTGGAGAGAAAGACTTGAGGTTCTGGAAAATTGGCTGGTCTGCACGATCTCATGCAAGTATTAGATCCGTGGCATTGAACATGCATAAGAAACTTGATTTTGGTCATTGCAAGGATGGGTCATTTGTTGCTGTTGCATCTCCCCGCAGTACCGGTCATAGCTCTGGAAATCATATTCATGCTGGTAAACTACCTTTCTATGTGTTGACAAATAAAG GAACTTTATGCTGCATATATCCTGGTTCATCAATCATCAAATCTGTGGAATTACAG GTTGAGAAATGTTTTGCACTGTCAACATCCTACAGTTTCATTGCCTGTGGATGCAACAATGGAGTCGTGAAACTATTTAGCAATGATTCTCTTACATATGCTGGCGACCTTTGGTATAATGAAGCCAGGAGATGCAGAGGGTCAAATGTTGCGGACTGCAAATCAGATATTAATGAAGTCGAGCCCCAGAATCGGCCAACACTTCCAGATGCCATTGCTTGTCATTTTTCAACCTCCGAGAAGCTTG TGGTAATTTATGATGACCATAGCCTCTACATATGGGATATCCACGACGTacacaag GCTACTAGGTGTTGTGTGCTAGTCTCACATAGCGGATGCATATGGGGCATTAAAAATGTTCCATGTGAAAATATGCATGTTCCTTCTCTATCATGTGCTGTTAAAGGATGCTCTGGAGGATTATCTTTTGCTACATGCTCGACTGATGGTACTATTAGGCTGTGGGATCTTGCACTGCAACATGCCTTGTCAGAAAACAGTCTGTCTATTGACACAGAAGATGTCTCCACGGAAACCGTGTGCTTGG TGAGTGCTGGAATTTTTGAGCGTGAAGCTGTGGCATTTGGTGCCCGCTCTCCAGGGTTTCGATCGATGGCAGTTAGTTCAGATGGAAAGCACATTGCAGCTGGTGATTCCGAAGGAAATTTACACGTCTTTAATTTGTACACTAACGATTATACATTCATTCAG GATGCTCATGACACGGAAATCATTTCTTTGAGCTTTAATATGGAAAGCTGGAAAAACATTGTTCCAACCGAAGATTCAGAAAGTCATGTACTCCTTGCCTCTGGGGCACTAGATGGAACAGTCCATCTATTTGATGTTCACAG GAACTTTAATCTCATTGGGAGTATTGACTGCCATTCATCTGCCGTAACTGCGATAAAGGTCGCATGCAATGGTCACCAGATTCTGAGTTGTGGTGCTGATAG GTCTCTCGTTCTCCATAATGTAGCCATGAGTAGTATGGATTGTGATATTTCTTTCCGCAACAGGATTGCAACTAGTTCAACTATTTATGATATGGATGTGGATTCTCAGATGAAAGTTGCTCTTACTGTGGGGCAG GATAAGAAGATAAGAGCTTTTAATATCCAAACTGGAGGGCTTGTTAAGTCCTTTAAACAAGATGAAGACTTTGGGGACCCAGTAAAG GTAGCTACTGATGGAAGCTCCAGTTATTTGGCTTGCTCTTATTCTTATGGATGTATCTGCATATATGACTATATAACTGGGGAGATGGTAGCACGGGCAACAGGACATGGTGATCTCATAACGGGCATTATCTTTTCATCTGATTGCAAGCGTCTGGTTTCC GTTGCTGCTGATGGTTGTATATTTGTTTGGAGACTCCCAGCAATTCTAACTTCAAGGATGCTGCAAAGAACCAATGAGTTATTTTCTCAGTATTCACCAGAAAACATCCATCAGCCAGTAGCCATGAATCCGATCAAATCATATCGAGTGGATGATCGCAAGTTGAAAAGCTACAGCAAAGAAATCTCTGCAAACAAAAATGAGAACCAAAATTGTGAGGAACTGTTCTTAGAAGAAAGTAATAGCCCTGCAAGTGCAGCTTTTAGATTCAGCATATCTCGGCTTCCGAAATGGGCACGACCTAAAGTTATAACAAAAAACTCTATATCCGTAGACATAGATTCCATTTCGTCCAAG ATTGGACCACAAAATCTTGCTTCCTTGGTTGAGGGCAGTTTATTACCAGATTCTGCATGTCTTGAATCAGCAAGTCTATCCAAAAAAGGTGGCAAGAAATTTCCAGGGACCTTGTCCACAAGTTCATCAGAGACAGATAGCAGCCAAGGATCTCCAAGTCCTCAAGAAACTTTAAA AAATGGAATGGATGCTCGCTGGTTAACCATTCATACAGTGTGTATGGGGCTATTAGATTCACCTGAAAGTAGTGATGCAAAGGGTGTGATTGTGCCTAGGACTTCAACAGACATCACAT CCCGAGTTCAAGTTCTGGATACAACTCATGTTAGCAAGCGCATGAAGCTCTCACTTACAAAGGATGTCCCTTTTGAGGAGAATAAAGATTTGGTTACTGGTTGTACTGAAAATTTTTGGACTAGCGAGTCATACTTTTGCCACAATGATGGCATCCCCGACATGTCAAAAAGTCTTCAAGTGACAAAAGCTGATACATATGCAACATCCGAGGCAGATTCTCAAGAAAATGACTTCTTTGAAGTGAATTTTGGGAGCTTGTCTGCACAAATGAAG ACAGATAAAAGGAAGTCTTCAGCTAAAAGAAGTAGCTATGTTTCACAATTTCTTGTGCGAAGGGATCTTCTTGAGGGCAGAACGATATCTTCTGACAAGCAGGCCCGAGATTCAGCTTTTGGATATCTGCCAGATGCCAAAGAGCCTACTTCAAATTTTATGGCGTTGAACCCTTCAACGTCATTGCTTAATGGATTTCACGTGTCAGAATCTGGGACAAAGGCGAATATATTG GATTCAGGAAATCGATCACCCATCACATTGAGGCTAATAAGTGATATCGCTCGGACTGATTCTGTTGAAATCCCTGTTAGCATTGCAGGTTCTGAAATCCCATTGAAAACAAATGTCATAGATATCAAAGATGAGGAAAAATGTGATGCTGGTGAACTCCAACTCGACTTTAGTTTATGTGAAAAGGCATTGCAAGATTTGGAATCTGCATCTGAGAATGCACTTCATTCAGTTTCCAAATTAGTAAACTTCAATATTGGGAAAGATAAATCAGCGGACATGAAGTTTCTGTCATGTACTGATCGAGCGGCTGTTATGATTCCATCCATAGCAAGAAAAGTTGAGGCAATAGCCAAGCTACTTCAGCCTGCCAGCAACTTATCCAATTGA